CAGCCAAAGGTAAAGACATGCTGAAAGCGCAGTCTTTTAATGCGCTTGACGGATTGAAGGGTAAAGTGGCCGGTGTGAATATCTTCTCTAATACTGGGCAGCCGGGTGGAGAATCACGTGTCATCATTCGTGGTATTTCTACTATCAACGCATCGGCTTCACCGCTGTATGTAGTTGATGGAGTGGTAATGTCAAACTTTGAGTTGCTTAATCCGAATGACATCGAATCTATCGAAGTATTGAAAGACGCTTCCTCTGCTGCCATCTATGGTGCCCGTGGTGCGAATGGTGTTATCATGGTGACTACCAAGCGCGGTAATGCAGGAAAAGGAGTCCATGTTTCCTATGATGGTTCATTGTCTATCGGTAAGATGGCTAGAAAAATAGACGTAATGGATGCTAACGAATGGATGTCTACCTTCAAGCAGGGATTGGAAAATGCCAACGAATTTCAAGGTAAGAACTTCACAACTGATCTGTCGCAGATATTCACTGACGAACGTTTGTTCAATGCAGACGGTTCTCCGAAATATAATACCAACTGGCAGGATGAAGCATCCCGCACTGCAATTTCTCATAATCACCAAATCAGTATTCAACGTACTGGAGAAGGATCGTCTATCGGAGCATTTATCAATTATACCGATCAACAGGGTATTTTGCTGAACTCTTACTTCAAACGTATTAACGCAAAACTGGCGTATGATGACAAACCGACCGATTGGCTGTCTACTTCCGTCAATTTATTGGTAAATCATACTTGGGGTAATAGAACTTCTGATAACCCTTACGGACAAGGTGCATTGCGTACAATGATTGAGCAACTACCTTTCTTACCGGTTAAACTGGATGGTGAATATACACAGACGAACATTATTAATACAAGCTCTATTCTCAATAATCAGGCTGACCCTAATAGTGGAAAACAAGGATTCAGCCCGGAAGGTGTAGGTAATCCCGTTGAGTTGCTCGAACGGATGCAGGCTATGCAATATCGTACGCAGATTTTTGGTAATGCTGCTTTGACTTTCCATCTCATGAAAGGATTGGATCTGAAGACCCAGTTCGGTATCGATTACCACAATAATCGTGACGCTAACTATACGCCGTTCACTCCGCGTCCGATGATTAATCAAAGTTCCGAGGGAGCAGCTTCTGCAAATAACTCCAATTCTTTGTATTGGCAGGAAGAAACCTACTTGACTTATGTGAAAGATATAAACAAACATCACATTAATGCGATGGCAGGTATGTCTTGGCAAGAGTATAAATATACCAAGTTCGAAGCTTCCGACAGTAAATATATTGATGACTTCTACGGATATTATAATTTAGGTTCCGGAACGAATCGTCCTTCTGTTGGCAGTGATTACGACAAGTGGGCAATGAACTCTTATTTCTTGCGTCTGGCGTATTCTTATGACAACAAGTATATGGCCACCGTAACCGGTCGTTATGACGGTTCTTCCAAGTTTGGACAGAACAATAAATATGCATTTTTCCCGTCAGTAGGTTTGGGCTGGATGATTTCTAATGAAGACTTCTTGAAGGACAACTCGCTGATTAGCAAACTAAAATTACATACGTCTTACGGTGTGACGGGTAACTCGGAAATCGGTACTTATAAGTCATTGGCCACGGTAAGCCAGTCGAATACGATTATTGGTGATGCTTTGCACGTTGTGTCTTATCTGGATAATATGCCTAATCCTGACTTGAAATGGGAAAAGACTGGACAGTGGGACTTAGGATTCGAGTTGGGTTTATTCAATAACAGACTGAATTTCGATATTTCCTATTATTATAAATATACTTCAGATTTGTTGCTCGACCGTCCGGTTCCTGAATCAACAGGTTACTCTTCCATTATGGATAATATTGGAGCTGTTTCCAATCGTGGTGTAGATATTCTGGTTACAGCATATCCTATTCAGACACATGATTTCCAGTGGACTTCCACTCTTAATTTAGGTTTTAACAAAAATCGTGTAGAGAAACTGGATGAAAGTGCATCTGTTGATCCTGTCACCGGTAAGCGTCAGATTACAACCGACGGTTTTGTGGGTTACGATATGTTGATCCGTGAAGGTGAAGAGCTTTCTTCTTTCTATGGTTATAAGCGTGCCGGTATTTACGATGGTATTCCGTCTAACTGGGATCCGGAGACAATGAACATACCTTCCACTATCGGTGAAAAGGTAACTTATAAGAAACGCGAAATTATCGGTAACGGATTACCTGACTGGATGGGCTCATTCATCAATACCTTCAATTATAAAGGATTCGATTTGACTTTAGACTTCCAGTTTACATGGGGGGTAGACGTGATGCAAGAATATTATCACTCTACTGTAGCCCGTTTCCTGACTAACGGTATAGACCGTCTTTATAAGGAAGCATGGCATCCAACTCTCAATCCGTCGGGTAAAGAACAGGCAATTCGTCTGAACAACTTTGGTCAGGGAGCTAATAACCAGGCAGATGATGACTGGGTTTGCAATGGTTCTTATTTGCGTTGTAACATGATTCAGCTCGGATATACCTTCAATCCAACATTGATTAAGAAGATCGGTCTGTCTTCATTGCGTTTGTATGCGAATGTGAATAACGCGTTCCTGATTACTTCTAAGGACTATAACGGATACGATCCGGATAACTCATCTCGTTTAGGTGACAACAAATGGGGGGCTAACCGCCAATTCTTCACCTATCCGCGTCCGAGAACGTTTACGTTCGGTCTTAATGTAGCATTTTAATTCACCGTTATAAAAACCATAAGAATTATGAAACTATTAAAAGTATATATATCTGCATTTTGTATGTGTTCACTTTCTGTATTGTTGAATTCATGCGACGATTTTCTGAAAGAAGAACCATTGGATATGAAATCATCTGACCAATTCTGGAAGACGAAAGCTGATGCGGAGTCGGGTGTGAACGCATTATATTTTGGTGGTGTACCTTATTTACACAACACTGATGTAGGCGGTGGCTGGACTCCTAAAGCGACAATGTGGGGTGGTATTGTGTCCGGATTGTACGTTGATAAGCGTAAGGATAGAACATTTACTACGGCATCCGAAGGGTGTAACTTCAATATTGAATCTTTTGATGATATTGCAATGAAATACTGGCATGAGTTTTATAAAGGTATTTCACGTGCCAACTTTGTTATAGCCAATATTCCGACAATGACCGGTGTGCTGGATGAGGCTACTATTAATAATTATGTGGCTCAAGGTAAATTTTTCCGTGCATACGGGTATTTTTGGCTAGTCAAAGAATTTGGTGGCGTTCCTTATATTTCAGAACCTTACACTTCTACAGAAGGAATGTACAAAGAACGTCTTTCCGCCGAAGAGATCTATAAGAAGATTGAAGCCGACTTACTGGATATTGTCAATGGAGATGCATTGCCGAATAAAACGTTCTATGAAAATGGCTGTTATGTTACCAGAGCAATGGCGCAGACTTTGCTGGCACAAGTTTATCTACAATGGGCTGGTGCACCGTTAAACGGGGGGGCAGAC
The Bacteroides luhongzhouii DNA segment above includes these coding regions:
- a CDS encoding SusC/RagA family TonB-linked outer membrane protein, which codes for MNEKLKYLTLFIIGMMLSLSINAQSVKSISGTVTDDQGEAVISGTVKVKNGSTGTITDINGKYTLSVPSNATLVFSYIGYITQEFKVSELKSNVLNVVLQSDTKALDEVVVVGYGTMRKSDLTGSISTAKGKDMLKAQSFNALDGLKGKVAGVNIFSNTGQPGGESRVIIRGISTINASASPLYVVDGVVMSNFELLNPNDIESIEVLKDASSAAIYGARGANGVIMVTTKRGNAGKGVHVSYDGSLSIGKMARKIDVMDANEWMSTFKQGLENANEFQGKNFTTDLSQIFTDERLFNADGSPKYNTNWQDEASRTAISHNHQISIQRTGEGSSIGAFINYTDQQGILLNSYFKRINAKLAYDDKPTDWLSTSVNLLVNHTWGNRTSDNPYGQGALRTMIEQLPFLPVKLDGEYTQTNIINTSSILNNQADPNSGKQGFSPEGVGNPVELLERMQAMQYRTQIFGNAALTFHLMKGLDLKTQFGIDYHNNRDANYTPFTPRPMINQSSEGAASANNSNSLYWQEETYLTYVKDINKHHINAMAGMSWQEYKYTKFEASDSKYIDDFYGYYNLGSGTNRPSVGSDYDKWAMNSYFLRLAYSYDNKYMATVTGRYDGSSKFGQNNKYAFFPSVGLGWMISNEDFLKDNSLISKLKLHTSYGVTGNSEIGTYKSLATVSQSNTIIGDALHVVSYLDNMPNPDLKWEKTGQWDLGFELGLFNNRLNFDISYYYKYTSDLLLDRPVPESTGYSSIMDNIGAVSNRGVDILVTAYPIQTHDFQWTSTLNLGFNKNRVEKLDESASVDPVTGKRQITTDGFVGYDMLIREGEELSSFYGYKRAGIYDGIPSNWDPETMNIPSTIGEKVTYKKREIIGNGLPDWMGSFINTFNYKGFDLTLDFQFTWGVDVMQEYYHSTVARFLTNGIDRLYKEAWHPTLNPSGKEQAIRLNNFGQGANNQADDDWVCNGSYLRCNMIQLGYTFNPTLIKKIGLSSLRLYANVNNAFLITSKDYNGYDPDNSSRLGDNKWGANRQFFTYPRPRTFTFGLNVAF